The Geoalkalibacter sp. DNA segment GATCCAGGAAGGAAATTTCCGCGAGGATCTCTATTACCGGCTCAATGTGGTTTCCTTGGAGCTTCCCTGTCTAGCCGAGCGCCGGGAAGACATTCCGCTGCTTGCCGACAATTTCCTGCGCAAGTTCGCCGCGGATTCGGGCAAGTCCCTGGCGAGCTTCGCCCCCGACGCCATGGAGGTTCTCATCGGGGCCGCCTGGCCGGGCAACATCCGGCAATTGTGCAACGTGGTGGAACAGGCCGTGACCCTGGCCACGGGCGAGATCATTTCCTCCGATCTGGTCAACAGCGCCATTCGCCAAACGCCGGAAAACATTCTCTCCTTTGCCGATGCCCGTCGCCAGTTCGAGCAGGAATATCTGGTGCAACTACTGAAAATCACACGCGGCAACGTCAGTCATGCCGCGCGGCTGGCCAAGCGCAACCGCACCGAATTCTACAAGCTGCTCAGCCGCCATCACATCGTTCCGACCCTCTTCAAATAACGCAGGGTTGCGCCTTGGCGCAAAAATTGTCTCCGGCTGTCGCCGTTGAACAACAGTCGGCTAATCGCGCCGGCAGTCTCCTTCGGGCGTCACGGACAAGAATTCCCACGCCACATTCAGTAGTTAGCCGACGCTGAACGAATTTGACGCAAATCCGGGGCGCTTTGGTGGGGATCTCGTGGCGTTGGGCTTTGTCTCCTGTAGTCAAACAGAGACAGCCCAAGCCTTGCGGGGGTGAAAGCCTGCGTTGGGATCTGCCGTTCAAGTCCTTGTAATCAAATGAAAAAGAGTGGTTTATGGGTTCTGGCATGAAGCATGCTTTTTCTTAAATCACAAGACCAAAACAATTGTTGCATTTCCGCCTGACGGCTTCTGCCCTACCGTTAGGCGGTTTTTTTTGCGGTTGATGTTTTATGGATTTTTATTGTCAAAATTGATGAACATAAAAAATAAATGAAAATTGCAGGTTGATTGACAGATCGCCGGGGAGTTCGGATACTGTCGGGGGTCAATTCGGGAAAGGTTGATAAGGATGAATGTCGTCGATCTGTTCAAGCCTCTTGCCCTGTGGACCGCCGAAGAGTTGCGCCGGTGGATGCGGGAGCGGCATCCCGATGATTATCTGCTATTGGATATACGCCAGACGCATGAATACGCCGCCGGTCATCTGCCCGGCGCGCTCTCCATTCCCCTCTGGGAGCTGCCGGAGCAACTGCGGCAACTTGATCGTACCCGCCCGATCATTGTCTATTGCCGCTATGGGTTGCGCAGCCGTGCGGCGGCCGCCCTGCTGCACGGCGCGGGTTGTCCGATGATCGCCACCCTGGAAGGCGGCTACGAAGCCTGGCGGGGACGGGTGGCGACGGGCCTGGCCGCGCAGGCCCTTGCCGCGCTCAAGACCACGTCGGTCGAAGAATTCATTGCCGCCGCCTGGTACCTGGAAGATGGCAGCGAGCAATTCTATCGGCGCATGGCGGATCGTTGCGAAGAGGTGAGAGTCGCTTTTCTCTTCGGCCAGTTGGCAAAGGCCGAGGTGCAACATAAAAAGACTCTCGCGGCTTTGTTCGAGGCCTTTCAAGGCAAGCCCGCGCCGCAGGACTTTGCACGGCAGGTTCTGCCGCGACCGACGGAAGAGGTGCAGGTCGAAGGGGGCGTACCCCTTGAGGAGCTCTTGAATTGGGCGCTGAATAAGCCGCCGCTGGCATGCGTCGATCTGGCCATCGCCATGGAAACCAACGCCTACGATCGCTATCTGATCCTGAAAAGGCGGCTTGTCGACGAGAATTTGCAGCGAATCGCCGAGGTGCTGGCGGGGGATGAGCGGCGCCACCTGGAAAAGCTGTTGACGGCCTACGATGAGCTCAGCAAGGTCGAGGGTTGAAAGAAAAAAAAGGGCGGTCGCGCGACCGCCCTTTTTTCCTGCGAGGCTTGAGCTTTTCAGGCTTCCTTGGGCAGAGCCTTGATCAGCTCCCGGTTCATGCGGGCGATGAAGGAAACGCTGATCCCTTTGGGGCAGGCGGCTTCGCACTCATAGTGGTTGGTGCAGTTGCCGAAACCTTCCTTGTCCATCTGCTCGACCATGGCCTTGACACGCCGCGCCGCTTCGGGCTTACCCTGGGGCAGCAGCGCCAGCTGGGACACCTTGGCCGAGGTGAAGAGCATGGCCGAGGCATTGGGGCAGGCGGCGACGCAGGCACCGCAGCCGATGCAGGCGGCGGCGTCCATG contains these protein-coding regions:
- a CDS encoding rhodanese-like domain-containing protein, producing the protein MNVVDLFKPLALWTAEELRRWMRERHPDDYLLLDIRQTHEYAAGHLPGALSIPLWELPEQLRQLDRTRPIIVYCRYGLRSRAAAALLHGAGCPMIATLEGGYEAWRGRVATGLAAQALAALKTTSVEEFIAAAWYLEDGSEQFYRRMADRCEEVRVAFLFGQLAKAEVQHKKTLAALFEAFQGKPAPQDFARQVLPRPTEEVQVEGGVPLEELLNWALNKPPLACVDLAIAMETNAYDRYLILKRRLVDENLQRIAEVLAGDERRHLEKLLTAYDELSKVEG